One genomic region from Gemmobacter aquarius encodes:
- a CDS encoding aminopeptidase P family protein, which produces MTHDMLHVLEWHNGAKGYAPFSDLEMDRRQTAMRDWMDISEVDAALFTSPQCILYFAGWMHRPFGRKYGMVLTRTAGTTISAGVDGGQAWRHSYGPNVTYTDWRRDNFYRAVRQLTAGVKRLAIEFDHVSLDFRRLLDAALPGVEMVDLSLPAMWLRTVKSPEEQDLLRKGAKIAEIGFSEAIGRVAGGVPEFEVATAATTAMIAASSDAFPHIEPMESWTWFQSGINTDGGHNPVTNRRIARGDILSLTCCPMLFGYSVALGRTLFCGHVDDASLALWEKNLAVHRRAIELVRPGAKCNEIAAELNEMYRNWGLLRQRSCGYGHSAGVTGPFFGREQAVDLREDVQTELQAGMAVSVGPMILSPAGSAGAGGYHETDLLIVTSEGAERLTSAPMGPAHNVVG; this is translated from the coding sequence GTGACGCACGATATGTTGCATGTTCTGGAGTGGCACAACGGTGCCAAGGGTTACGCGCCCTTTTCCGACCTCGAGATGGATCGGCGCCAGACCGCTATGCGTGACTGGATGGACATATCCGAAGTCGATGCTGCGCTTTTCACCTCGCCCCAGTGCATTCTTTACTTTGCCGGATGGATGCACCGCCCCTTTGGCCGGAAATACGGGATGGTCCTGACACGGACGGCAGGCACGACCATTTCCGCAGGCGTGGACGGGGGACAGGCTTGGCGGCACAGCTATGGCCCAAACGTCACCTATACCGACTGGCGGCGCGATAATTTCTACCGCGCGGTGCGCCAGTTGACGGCCGGGGTAAAGCGGCTGGCAATCGAGTTCGACCACGTCTCGCTCGACTTCCGGCGCCTTCTCGATGCGGCGCTTCCGGGTGTCGAGATGGTCGACCTCAGCTTGCCGGCCATGTGGCTGCGAACCGTCAAATCCCCCGAGGAGCAGGATTTGCTGCGAAAGGGGGCAAAGATCGCCGAGATCGGCTTTTCGGAAGCTATCGGGCGGGTTGCCGGGGGCGTGCCGGAATTCGAAGTGGCGACCGCTGCAACCACCGCCATGATCGCGGCGTCGTCCGATGCCTTTCCGCATATCGAGCCGATGGAAAGCTGGACATGGTTCCAGTCTGGCATCAACACCGATGGCGGGCATAATCCGGTGACGAACCGGCGCATCGCGCGTGGCGATATTCTGTCGCTGACCTGTTGTCCGATGCTGTTCGGCTATTCGGTGGCACTGGGGCGCACCCTGTTCTGCGGCCATGTGGACGATGCCAGCCTTGCGCTATGGGAGAAAAACCTTGCCGTGCACCGGCGGGCCATCGAGTTGGTCCGTCCCGGCGCGAAATGCAACGAGATCGCGGCAGAGTTGAACGAGATGTACCGGAACTGGGGCCTGCTGCGGCAGCGGTCCTGTGGCTATGGCCATTCGGCAGGCGTCACCGGCCCGTTCTTCGGGCGTGAGCAGGCGGTAGATCTGCGCGAGGATGTGCAGACCGAACTTCAGGCCGGCATGGCGGTATCGGTGGGTCCGATGATCCTGTCACCCGCAGGAAGCGCCGGGGCGGGCGGTTACCACGAAACCGACCTGCTGATCGTCACCAGCGAAGGGGCCGAGCGGTTGACATCCGCCCCCATGGGGCCTGCCCATAACGTCGTAGGGTAA